One genomic segment of Sminthopsis crassicaudata isolate SCR6 chromosome 4, ASM4859323v1, whole genome shotgun sequence includes these proteins:
- the CYGB gene encoding cytoglobin, with product MEKVPGEMEIERRERSEELSETERKAVQDTWARLYANCEDVGVAILVRFFVNFPSAKQYFSQFQHLEEPLEMERSPQLRKHACRVMGALNTVVENLHDPDKVSSVLALVGKAHALKHKVEPVYFKILSGVILEVIAEECANDFPSETQRAWSKLRTVIYSHVTAAYKEVGWVQQLPTTNIPEATLPSSRS from the exons ATGGAGAAAGTGCCGGGCGAGATGGAGATTGAGCGGAGAGAGCGGAGCGAGGAGCTGTCCGAGACCGAGAGGAAGGCGGTTCAGGATACGTGGGCCCGGCTATATGCCAACTGCGAGGACGTGGGGGTGGCCATCCTGGTGAG gTTCTTTGTGAACTTTCCCTCTGCCAAACAGTATTTCAGTCAGTTCCAGCACCTGGAAGAGCCACTGGAGATGGAGCGAAGCCCACAGTTGCGCAAGCATGCCTGTCGGGTCATGGGTGCCCTCAACACTGTGGTGGAAAATCTGCATGACCCTGACAAAGTGTCCTCTGTTTTGGCACTGGTGGGCAAAGCCCATGCTCTGAAGCACAAGGTGGAACCCGTCTACTTCAAG ATCCTCTCTGGAGTCATTCTGGAGGTGATTGCTGAGGAGTGTGCTAATGACTTCCCATCTGAGACGCAGAGAGCTTGGTCCAAGTTGAGAACCGTCATCTACAGCCACGTGACTGCTGCCTACAAGGAAGTGGGCTGGGTGCAGCAGCTCCCCACCACCAACAT CCCAGAAGCCACGCTGCCCTCTTCTAGGTCATAA